From one Ochrobactrum vermis genomic stretch:
- a CDS encoding IS3 family transposase (programmed frameshift), with amino-acid sequence MKTSRFIEPQILAILRQAEGGVPVPELCREHGMSTASFYKWRSKYGGMDASMISQMKALEDENRRLKKMYAEMSMQAELLKEALGKKLTRPSQRREMAGKAVALRGVSVALACRTFEVSETCYRYSARLNDENEQIADLLIGLTRAKKTWGFGLCFLYLRNVRGHHWNHKRVYRIYRELELNLRIKPRKRLKRDKPDALTVPDAPNMVWSMDFMADRLEDGRQFRLLNVLDDFNREGLGIEVDFSLPAEHVIRSLNQIIEWRGKPFAIRVDNGPEYVSGKLMEWAANQGIALSHIQPGKPQQNAYVERYNRTVRNEWLDQYIIESIEEAQEFATQWLWTYNNERPNMGIGGVTPAQKLKMAA; translated from the exons ATGAAGACGAGCAGATTCATCGAACCGCAAATCCTTGCCATCCTTCGCCAGGCGGAAGGCGGCGTTCCTGTACCCGAGTTATGCCGGGAACATGGAATGAGCACTGCGTCATTCTACAAATGGCGATCCAAGTACGGTGGCATGGATGCCTCGATGATCAGCCAGATGAAGGCTCTGGAGGACGAGAACCGTCGCCTGAAGAAGATGTATGCGGAGATGAGCATGCAGGCGGAACTGCTCAAAGAGGCTCTTGGAAAAAAGT TGACGCGGCCATCTCAACGCCGGGAGATGGCCGGGAAAGCAGTGGCGTTGCGAGGGGTGAGCGTTGCGCTTGCCTGCCGCACCTTCGAGGTCAGTGAGACATGTTATCGTTACAGCGCCAGGCTGAACGACGAGAACGAGCAGATTGCCGATCTCCTGATCGGACTGACGCGGGCAAAGAAGACCTGGGGCTTCGGTCTGTGTTTCCTTTATCTGCGCAATGTCCGGGGGCATCACTGGAACCATAAACGCGTTTACCGCATCTATCGTGAGCTTGAATTGAACCTCAGGATCAAGCCGCGCAAGCGGTTGAAGCGGGACAAGCCCGATGCTCTGACCGTGCCAGATGCGCCGAACATGGTCTGGTCCATGGATTTCATGGCCGACCGGCTGGAGGATGGAAGGCAATTCCGACTGCTGAACGTCCTGGATGACTTCAACCGCGAAGGTTTGGGCATTGAGGTAGACTTCTCGCTGCCTGCTGAACACGTCATCCGCAGCCTCAACCAGATCATCGAATGGCGCGGCAAACCATTCGCAATTCGTGTTGATAATGGGCCGGAATACGTCAGTGGCAAACTGATGGAGTGGGCTGCCAACCAAGGCATCGCCTTGAGCCATATCCAACCCGGCAAACCACAACAGAATGCGTATGTCGAGCGCTACAATCGCACCGTTCGGAATGAGTGGCTCGACCAATACATCATCGAAAGCATTGAGGAGGCGCAGGAATTTGCCACGCAGTGGCTATGGACCTACAACAACGAACGTCCCAATATGGGCATCGGCGGCGTAACGCCCGCACAGAAACTGAAAATGGCCGCGTGA
- a CDS encoding ornithine cyclodeaminase family protein, whose product MKILNAQQTDAALDYPGLIEALRQAHAAGKRPQSDTTVLQDRQNSDNQFVSLVAWLEAEAIAVKLVGVFPANVRLPVAQPSIQGTVTLFSGQTGEALMVCDGAIETFKKTAADSALGASLLARKDASTLLVVGAGGLAPHVVQAHCASRSTIRQVFIWNRNFDKAEKLADRIDIAGVDITAVQNLDDAVVKADIISCVTMSTNPLVKGKLLKEGAHVDLIGAYMPDMREADDDVFRRAGRVFVDTRHCCDGSGELGIPLATGLISREQIEADLIELCQAKHPGRSDDRQITVYKNVGGGHLDLFAVQYLYSTL is encoded by the coding sequence ATGAAAATTCTCAATGCGCAGCAAACTGACGCCGCGCTCGATTATCCCGGATTGATCGAAGCCTTGCGCCAAGCGCATGCCGCTGGCAAACGACCGCAAAGCGACACCACCGTGCTGCAGGACCGGCAAAACAGTGACAACCAGTTCGTATCCTTAGTGGCGTGGTTGGAAGCAGAGGCCATTGCCGTCAAGCTTGTCGGCGTTTTCCCTGCTAATGTGCGACTTCCGGTGGCACAGCCCTCGATCCAGGGTACGGTTACCCTGTTCAGTGGCCAGACTGGCGAAGCGCTGATGGTCTGCGACGGTGCTATTGAGACCTTCAAGAAGACTGCGGCGGATTCGGCGCTTGGTGCCAGCCTACTGGCGCGCAAGGACGCCAGTACCTTGCTGGTGGTTGGCGCCGGTGGTCTGGCGCCGCATGTGGTGCAGGCTCATTGCGCCAGCCGGTCGACGATCCGCCAAGTCTTCATCTGGAACCGCAATTTCGACAAGGCGGAAAAACTGGCCGACCGAATTGACATTGCCGGCGTAGACATCACCGCCGTGCAGAATCTCGATGACGCTGTCGTCAAGGCGGACATTATATCCTGCGTCACCATGTCGACTAATCCGCTGGTCAAGGGAAAATTGCTGAAAGAGGGCGCGCATGTTGATTTGATCGGCGCCTACATGCCAGACATGCGAGAAGCCGATGATGATGTGTTTCGCCGGGCCGGACGGGTATTTGTCGATACGCGTCATTGTTGTGATGGCTCGGGCGAGCTCGGCATTCCGCTCGCAACCGGTCTGATCAGCCGCGAGCAGATCGAAGCGGATCTGATCGAACTGTGCCAGGCAAAACATCCTGGCCGCAGCGATGACCGCCAAATCACTGTCTACAAGAATGTCGGCGGCGGGCATCTCGATCTGTTTGCCGTACAATATCTTTATAGCACTCTATAA
- a CDS encoding helix-turn-helix transcriptional regulator, producing the protein MANIPLTRSQFLLPFIGILDELGAPTSRFLEKARLPSSLETKNDHYVPLLPAIRFIEAAQSSQGITDFGFLASQRLHFSHLREKTRSLIAHSPTLLMALRHACSEASREDTILSMWIEHDNDHVRICSKLAITKGLRHLEHAQWLQNIFSIYIVRQFTGPNWMPPAMAFEAHYTPSEATQSFWPNVRFVSGQHAAWISIPVSHLGLSSHMPEAFYPMSDQEHGPSGYDIVELLKRMLPPYLDGGVPTLAEIAEMAGVSTRTFQRKLANVGFVYSDILDTVRFESASSLLRDSHSKIIDIAFASGYSDPAHFTRAFRRICGVTPRQFREQSDKFPSPGTSPAD; encoded by the coding sequence ATGGCCAACATCCCTTTAACTCGCAGTCAGTTTCTTCTGCCCTTCATAGGTATACTTGATGAATTGGGTGCGCCTACGAGCAGGTTTCTGGAGAAGGCCAGGCTGCCATCCTCTCTTGAAACTAAGAATGATCACTATGTTCCGTTATTGCCAGCTATTCGGTTCATTGAAGCCGCCCAAAGCTCTCAAGGCATCACAGATTTCGGTTTTCTCGCCAGCCAACGGTTGCATTTTTCTCATTTGAGAGAAAAAACCAGATCACTGATCGCTCATTCTCCGACGTTACTCATGGCGTTGCGACACGCGTGTAGCGAGGCTTCGAGGGAAGATACGATCCTCAGCATGTGGATCGAACACGATAACGATCATGTAAGGATTTGCAGCAAGCTCGCGATAACAAAAGGGCTTCGGCACCTGGAGCATGCGCAATGGCTTCAGAATATTTTCTCGATCTATATCGTCCGGCAGTTCACCGGCCCCAACTGGATGCCGCCGGCAATGGCTTTCGAAGCCCACTATACGCCGAGTGAAGCGACGCAATCCTTCTGGCCAAATGTACGCTTCGTGTCTGGGCAACACGCGGCATGGATCAGCATACCAGTTTCGCACCTAGGTCTCTCCAGCCACATGCCTGAAGCATTTTATCCGATGTCAGATCAAGAGCACGGGCCTTCGGGCTATGATATCGTCGAACTTCTCAAGCGGATGTTGCCGCCTTATCTTGACGGCGGCGTTCCCACGCTTGCTGAGATCGCGGAAATGGCAGGGGTTAGCACCCGAACATTCCAACGCAAACTCGCTAATGTCGGCTTTGTATATTCAGATATCCTGGACACCGTCAGATTTGAGAGCGCAAGCAGTTTGTTGCGTGATTCCCACTCCAAGATCATCGACATCGCTTTTGCATCGGGCTATTCCGACCCCGCTCATTTCACGCGAGCGTTCCGCCGAATTTGCGGCGTAACGCCACGTCAGTTTCGTGAGCAGTCCGATAAGTTTCCCTCGCCCGGAACATCGCCGGCAGACTAA
- a CDS encoding acid phosphatase, with translation MFSNISRAVLISSVVLFGQVVGSALADNAVGPKVTDPHFHLTPGYLQPSELPNSLVLLGSPPAEGSAALARDEAAREATIALRGKARWDQARTDADLQFPQPAKNFSCAMGVDISEERTPHLYNLMQRVLTDAGLSTYGIKNKYNRTRPFVVHNEGTCQPDEEAVLRQDGSYPSGHTAAGWAWALTLAEVNPKHADDLFKRGLSFGQSRVICNAHWQSDVDAGRIMGAATVAKLHSNPEFVDDIQAARKELEAASRPSVDCAVEEQALSEQMQ, from the coding sequence ATGTTTTCGAACATTTCTCGAGCGGTCTTAATCAGCTCTGTCGTGTTGTTTGGCCAAGTTGTGGGTTCCGCTCTGGCAGACAATGCCGTTGGCCCGAAGGTAACGGATCCGCATTTTCACCTCACGCCGGGTTATCTGCAACCGAGCGAACTTCCCAACAGTCTTGTTTTGCTCGGTTCGCCCCCAGCTGAGGGAAGTGCGGCACTGGCACGTGATGAGGCCGCAAGAGAGGCTACCATTGCGCTCCGCGGAAAAGCACGTTGGGATCAGGCGCGGACGGATGCTGATTTGCAATTCCCCCAGCCTGCGAAGAATTTCTCCTGCGCCATGGGCGTGGATATCAGTGAAGAGAGGACCCCGCATCTTTATAATTTGATGCAGAGAGTTCTTACCGATGCAGGGCTTTCTACCTATGGCATCAAGAACAAGTATAACAGAACCCGCCCTTTCGTCGTGCACAACGAAGGCACATGTCAGCCAGATGAAGAAGCTGTGTTGCGTCAGGATGGCTCCTATCCATCGGGACACACAGCTGCAGGATGGGCATGGGCGCTCACATTGGCAGAAGTCAATCCAAAGCACGCCGATGATTTGTTCAAGCGCGGATTGTCGTTTGGACAAAGCCGGGTGATCTGTAACGCGCATTGGCAAAGCGATGTCGATGCGGGACGCATTATGGGGGCAGCGACAGTTGCTAAACTGCACAGCAATCCCGAATTCGTTGATGATATTCAGGCAGCGCGCAAAGAGTTGGAAGCAGCGAGCAGGCCGTCAGTCGATTGCGCTGTTGAGGAGCAGGCGCTCTCAGAACAAATGCAATGA
- a CDS encoding DUF1254 domain-containing protein yields MNLLAVSGLISVAFCGRDAVVVRLNEEVFMFRWVGINLAVASVMLTGGAYAETTGSKMPVTVDSFVRAETDHYLAANAKDIGSLGQFKHSREPVAIDKQTVIRMNRDTLYSFAVFDLAAGPATISLPDTGKRYMSMMVVDQDHYLPIVAYGTEPVTLTQESVGSRYAFVAVRTLVDPNDLKDLDEVHKLQDAIKVSQKDSGKLDLPNWDDESLTDIRNALLSLAKHQVSYNGSFGARGQVDPIRHLIGTASGWGGIPEKDAMYPSFTPEKNDGKTVYTLDVPKNVPVQAFWSISVYNAKGFFEKNEYSAYSLNSITAKKNSDGSVTAQFGGCDGEITNCLPVVEGWNYTVRLYRPDQSVVSGEWKFPEAKPRLN; encoded by the coding sequence ATGAACCTGCTGGCCGTGTCGGGCTTGATCTCTGTCGCATTCTGCGGAAGGGACGCCGTGGTTGTTCGTTTGAACGAGGAGGTATTCATGTTCCGTTGGGTTGGGATCAATCTCGCTGTTGCTTCGGTTATGTTGACCGGCGGGGCATATGCCGAGACCACTGGCAGCAAAATGCCGGTCACAGTAGACAGTTTCGTCCGCGCTGAGACCGACCATTACCTTGCAGCCAATGCTAAAGATATCGGCAGTCTTGGCCAGTTTAAGCATTCGCGGGAACCGGTGGCTATCGACAAGCAAACTGTCATCCGTATGAACCGCGATACGCTGTATTCATTTGCCGTGTTCGATCTTGCGGCTGGGCCAGCGACGATCTCACTCCCTGATACGGGCAAGCGTTATATGTCGATGATGGTCGTCGATCAGGATCACTACTTGCCAATTGTCGCTTATGGTACGGAGCCGGTTACGCTGACGCAGGAATCGGTTGGTAGCAGATATGCTTTCGTCGCCGTTCGCACACTTGTTGACCCCAATGATCTAAAGGATCTCGACGAGGTCCATAAGCTTCAGGACGCCATCAAGGTCAGCCAGAAGGATTCAGGCAAACTTGATCTGCCAAATTGGGATGACGAAAGCCTGACCGACATCCGTAATGCGCTGCTCTCATTAGCAAAGCATCAGGTGTCGTATAACGGTTCTTTTGGAGCTCGCGGTCAAGTCGATCCGATCCGGCATTTAATCGGTACCGCCTCTGGATGGGGCGGCATTCCAGAAAAGGATGCTATGTATCCGAGTTTTACGCCTGAAAAAAACGATGGGAAGACTGTCTATACACTGGATGTGCCAAAGAATGTGCCTGTGCAGGCCTTCTGGTCGATCAGCGTTTATAATGCCAAAGGCTTCTTTGAAAAGAATGAGTATAGTGCCTATTCGCTCAATAGTATCACCGCAAAGAAAAATTCTGACGGGTCGGTGACTGCGCAATTTGGTGGTTGTGACGGCGAAATTACAAACTGCCTGCCCGTTGTTGAAGGCTGGAACTATACCGTAAGGCTTTATCGTCCAGATCAATCCGTTGTTAGCGGCGAGTGGAAATTTCCAGAGGCCAAGCCGCGTTTGAACTAA